The genomic window AAACGGTATCTCCGCCTAAGGCAATAATATTTACATCAGCTTTCCCCTTCTCTATCAATTCTTTTGCTATATCAAAATCTTTATTCTCTACAGCGTAAAATAAAGCTGTATTACCTAAAAAATCTTTTTTATTTACCTCTACATACGATTTTCCACTTAGTAAACATTCCACTACATTTAATCTTTTCATTTTAGTAGCTACCATTAAAGGAGTACCTTCACAAACACTTTTTTTCAACTTAGTATCGTTAAAATATCCTGTTCGATTCACATCCGCTCCAGCTTCTATCAAGCATTTTATTATTTCTGTATCTCCTATATAACAAGCTGCCACCAATGGAGTAATAAAGCTATTATTTGGATTTACAAGAGCCCCTTGTTCTAATAAATATATAACACCAGAAATGTCTCTTTCGATACAAGCATTTACTAAAAGATCATTTTTACTTCTGCCCATTTTTTTATCTTCAAAATTTTGTATTAAAACTGACATTTTTTGATTTGCATTTTCATCCTTAACCTCTGACACTTCTTGTTTAATTTCTTTTACAAACTTGTCTAAATAACTAACTACGCCACTATATTCTACATTTAATGCATAATATAACAAATTCAAACATGTACCGAATAATTGTACATCTTTTGTGTGAATTGCTGATCGCATCATAACAATTACGCTTGTACCATTAAGAACATCTTTCATAATATCTTTATGTTCTCCCTTAGATTCTTTATCTAAATCTATTTTTACAAAATTTTCTATTAACAATTTTATAAGCTGTACATTTTCATATTTAAAAGCCACATCTAATGGAGTTCCTACGTTGTAACAACTCTTGTTAATATCTGCCCCTTTAAGAATTAAATATTGTACAAATTCTTCTTTAAAATTTAAACAAGCTCCTATTAACGGCGTAATAACACAAACCTCATTCTTACTATTTAGCGCTAAAATCTCCTCATTTATATTGATATCTTTATCTAATAAAGTTTCCGCTGATTCAATACTTCCTTCTCTACATGCTTCCAATAATTCTTCCATATACATATCATTAGCCTTAGTAATATCTATTTTTCTTCTATGTAAAATCTTTATTGATTCCATATTTCTGCAATCCCATGCTTCTTCTAATAATCTTATAGCTTCTTTTTCTGGTATTTCATCAAAATGCTCAAGTTCACTTATCTCAAAACTATTTATTACCTTTCGCATTTTTTTTGCTTGCTGTTCATCATAAATATCTTTTACATTCTTTCTTACCCACTCTAAATACTTTTTTGTTTTAGTTGAATTTCTTTGTACTTTTTCATAATATGACAAAAGTATTGATCTAAGTTTGTTTGTATTCATTGATTCAATGCATAACCTTGTTTTAACTTCTACACTTGGTTGTTCTAAAATACTTTTTATTACAGGATTACTTATATTATCTGTTAATCTATATTCAGCAAAATTGTCCAATAAAAGCAAGGTCAAATTTTTGTTTTTATTTTTCAATGCTATATCCATCATACTATATCCATCTTTTGTCTTCTGGTTAACATTTGCTCCTTTTTCAATAAGTTCTTTCGTAAATAAAATATTCCCCTGTTCACACGCCATTTCTAATAACGAAGCCTCCATATTTTGTTTATTTAATTCAGGATTCTCTTTAATTAAAAATCTTATAGCAGACAAATTCTTCGTTTTACATGCGAACCTAAACAATCTTGTATAATCATTTCTCTTTGTGAATTTTATAAATTTAGCTCTAATATAAATTCCCACAAATTCAACTGAATTTCTTAATTTGAAAAACATGCGTTTCATAAAACTCCCCCTGCTTTCTAGTAACTTTTCTCTTTCCGTATCATTTTACGCCATTTACATTCTGTTGTCAATATGTTTTTAGAATTTTTTGTAACTTTTTGGTATAAAAGTGCTTTTGTTATACATTTATATATACCTTAAACTATACAAAAAATAAAATTGTTTATATTTTGTTAGTAACATATTTTTCTTCTTTTACATATATTATCTATTATTTCTTTTGAGGTGAAAATATGTGCGGAATAGCTGGAATTATGAATATTAAAGATAATATTTATACTAATTTGCCAATTATACAAAATATGACTTATGCTATTAAACACAGAGGTCCTGATGCATCTTCTATATGGGCTTCTAATCACGTACTATTAGGACATTCTAGGTTAATAGTTGTCGATCCTTATAACGGATCTCAACCAATGGTTATCAAAAAAAATAATAATACATATGTTATTACATATAATGGTGAAATTTATAATACTAAAGAACTTCGAGATGAACTTATGCGCAAAAATTATTCTTTTTTAGGAACATCAGATACAGAAGTATTACTAAGCGCTTATATCGAGTGGGATACCTTTATGTTAGATAAATTAAATGGTATATTCTCTTTTGCAATATGGGATGAAAACAAAAGAAGATTGTTCCTAGCAAGAGACCGTTTTGGGGTAAAGCCTCTATTTTATTTTTATAATGAAGATCTTTTAATCTTCGGTTCAGAGCTAAAAAGTCTCTTGTGTCATCCCGCAGTTAGCCCTATTATTGACAAAACATCCTTATCAGATATTCTATTTTTAGGCCCATCCAGAACTCCTGGATTAGGTATATTCAAAAATGTGCATGAATTAAAACCTGCTCACTATTTAACCTTTGATGGTTTTAACCTTACAACAAAAAAATATTGGAGTTTAATATCTAGGAAGCACAATGATTCTTTAGATGAGACGTTGGAAAAACTACGATTTTTAGTAAACGATTCAATCAATCGGCAATTAATTTCAGATGTTCCTTTATGTACTTTTTTATCCGGCGGTCTAGATTCTAGTATAATAACATCTGTTGCAGCTTCACAATACAAAAAGCAAAACCGTATACTACATACCTATTCATTAAATTTTACTGATAATGAGAAATTTTTTAAAGCAGGAAAATTTCAACCTAGTATGGATGACAAATGGATCGACATGGTAGTCCATAATTCCAATACCAAACACCACAAAATTACATTAAATGTAACCGAACAAATAGATAGTCTAGAAGATGCTTTAAATGCAAGAGATTTACCTGGTATGGCTGATATAGATTCGTCGTTGCTATTGTTTTGCCGAGAAATAAAGAAAGACTTTGTCGTGGCTTTATCTGGGGAATGTGCTGACGAAATTTTTGGTGGATACCCGTGGTATTTCAATGAAGATGTGTTAACTTCAAATCAATTCCCGTGGATACAGAAAAATAATGATAAGATAAATATCTTATCTCAAGATCTATTAAATCTTTTAAAGCCTGATGAATATTTGAATGCACGCTATGAACAAACTTTTAATGACATGCCAACATTTGAATTAGATGATATGATAACT from Clostridiales bacterium includes these protein-coding regions:
- a CDS encoding ankyrin repeat domain-containing protein, producing MKRMFFKLRNSVEFVGIYIRAKFIKFTKRNDYTRLFRFACKTKNLSAIRFLIKENPELNKQNMEASLLEMACEQGNILFTKELIEKGANVNQKTKDGYSMMDIALKNKNKNLTLLLLDNFAEYRLTDNISNPVIKSILEQPSVEVKTRLCIESMNTNKLRSILLSYYEKVQRNSTKTKKYLEWVRKNVKDIYDEQQAKKMRKVINSFEISELEHFDEIPEKEAIRLLEEAWDCRNMESIKILHRRKIDITKANDMYMEELLEACREGSIESAETLLDKDININEEILALNSKNEVCVITPLIGACLNFKEEFVQYLILKGADINKSCYNVGTPLDVAFKYENVQLIKLLIENFVKIDLDKESKGEHKDIMKDVLNGTSVIVMMRSAIHTKDVQLFGTCLNLLYYALNVEYSGVVSYLDKFVKEIKQEVSEVKDENANQKMSVLIQNFEDKKMGRSKNDLLVNACIERDISGVIYLLEQGALVNPNNSFITPLVAACYIGDTEIIKCLIEAGADVNRTGYFNDTKLKKSVCEGTPLMVATKMKRLNVVECLLSGKSYVEVNKKDFLGNTALFYAVENKDFDIAKELIEKGKADVNIIALGGDTVLIKAVRNNDEVLAKYLIEKGADINYTTNSGTNALKVAIENKNLQLTNLLIDNFVDLDIFDKEKEGKNKEFIESIFKNRNVRFFLRSGDCQGFSEALLLCYKDKSVRYIQSLKEEIK
- the asnB gene encoding asparagine synthase (glutamine-hydrolyzing) translates to MCGIAGIMNIKDNIYTNLPIIQNMTYAIKHRGPDASSIWASNHVLLGHSRLIVVDPYNGSQPMVIKKNNNTYVITYNGEIYNTKELRDELMRKNYSFLGTSDTEVLLSAYIEWDTFMLDKLNGIFSFAIWDENKRRLFLARDRFGVKPLFYFYNEDLLIFGSELKSLLCHPAVSPIIDKTSLSDILFLGPSRTPGLGIFKNVHELKPAHYLTFDGFNLTTKKYWSLISRKHNDSLDETLEKLRFLVNDSINRQLISDVPLCTFLSGGLDSSIITSVAASQYKKQNRILHTYSLNFTDNEKFFKAGKFQPSMDDKWIDMVVHNSNTKHHKITLNVTEQIDSLEDALNARDLPGMADIDSSLLLFCREIKKDFVVALSGECADEIFGGYPWYFNEDVLTSNQFPWIQKNNDKINILSQDLLNLLKPDEYLNARYEQTFNDMPTFELDDMITEKRRKMFYLNYTWFMANLLERKDRMSMSCGLEVRVPFCDHRIVEYTWNIPWDMMKYNNSEKGLLRKAMEGILPKEVLCRKKNPYPKTYNPLFEEILKKRLLDVLSDSSSYLLSLVDYKKLHKLLNADSNYTSPWYGQLMATPQLYAYLIQLDLWFRKFKPTISM